One Micromonospora sp. WMMD812 genomic window carries:
- a CDS encoding MFS transporter: MAPEVRTIVNLKPYREALALPGLRSLLLVAVLARIPLTATGVTLTFYVVQDLGRGYAAAGLVGAAITVGAAIGGPLLGRLVDRRGLRPVLVLTGVAEAVFWSTAPSLPYLLLLPAAFVAGSLALPIFSVVRQSVAALVPEQRRRPAYALDSMSVELSFMVGPALAVALVTAISARTTLYLVGAGIVAAGIAFWLLNPPTGGVPDASAPPRRVPRHEWVTPRLLAVLAVSLAATLVLGGTDVAVVAVLRESGEAGWTGAVLAIWAVASLVGGFAYGAVHRPFSPLALMAALSLCTIPVGLGGSHWWLLCLAMIPAGALCAPTIAATSDAVSRLAPAEARGEAMGLHGSAVTVGIAVGAPLAGAVIDASAPAWGFAVTGAIGALVALAVLPLELRRRRATTAVPTEPERELAPATTN, encoded by the coding sequence ATGGCGCCGGAGGTACGGACCATCGTGAACCTGAAGCCTTACCGGGAGGCGCTCGCCCTGCCCGGTCTACGGTCGCTGCTGCTGGTGGCGGTGCTCGCGCGCATCCCGCTCACCGCGACCGGGGTGACCCTGACCTTCTACGTGGTCCAGGATCTCGGCCGTGGCTACGCCGCCGCCGGGCTGGTCGGCGCCGCGATCACGGTCGGCGCGGCGATCGGCGGCCCGCTGCTCGGCCGGCTGGTCGACCGCCGCGGGCTGCGGCCGGTGCTCGTGCTGACCGGCGTCGCCGAGGCGGTGTTCTGGTCCACCGCGCCGTCGCTGCCGTACCTGCTGCTGCTGCCGGCCGCCTTCGTCGCCGGCTCGCTCGCCCTGCCGATCTTCTCGGTGGTCCGCCAGTCCGTCGCCGCGCTGGTGCCCGAGCAGCGGCGCCGGCCGGCGTACGCCCTCGACTCGATGTCGGTGGAGCTGTCGTTCATGGTCGGCCCGGCGCTGGCGGTGGCGCTGGTCACCGCGATCTCGGCCCGGACCACCCTCTACCTGGTCGGCGCGGGCATCGTCGCCGCCGGAATCGCGTTCTGGCTGCTCAACCCGCCCACCGGTGGTGTACCGGACGCGTCGGCGCCGCCCCGCCGGGTGCCCCGGCACGAATGGGTGACGCCCCGGCTGCTGGCCGTGCTGGCGGTCAGCCTCGCCGCCACCCTGGTGCTCGGCGGCACCGACGTCGCGGTGGTCGCGGTGCTCCGGGAGAGCGGCGAGGCCGGCTGGACCGGCGCCGTCCTCGCCATATGGGCGGTCGCCTCGCTGGTCGGCGGCTTCGCGTACGGTGCGGTGCACCGCCCGTTCTCGCCGCTCGCCCTCATGGCCGCGCTGAGCCTCTGCACCATCCCGGTCGGGCTCGGCGGATCACACTGGTGGCTGCTCTGCCTGGCCATGATCCCGGCCGGCGCCCTCTGCGCCCCGACCATCGCCGCCACGTCCGACGCGGTCAGCCGGCTCGCCCCCGCCGAGGCGCGCGGCGAGGCGATGGGCCTGCACGGCTCCGCGGTGACCGTCGGCATCGCGGTCGGCGCCCCGCTCGCCGGCGCGGTGATCGACGCGTCCGCGCCGGCCTGGGGCTTCGCGGTCACCGGCGCGATCGGCGCCCTGGTCGCCCTCGCGGTGCTCCCCCTGGAGCTGCGCCGCCGCCGCGCCACCACCGCGGTGCCCACCGAACCCGAGCGGGAACTGGCCCCCGCCACCACCAACTGA
- a CDS encoding isochorismatase family protein, translated as MGNALIIVDVQNDFCEGGSLAVGGGAGVAAGISRLLAAEPGRWDHVVATKDYHVDPGGHFADQPNFVDTWPRHCVVGTAGSEFHPDLETGRVEEIFHKGEHAAAYSGFEGHAADGECLADWLRRHGVDRVELVGIATDHCVRATALDAAREGFDTSVLLDLTAGVAPDTTDLAMRAMEGAGVTLRGEPVIRAA; from the coding sequence GTGGGCAACGCGCTGATCATCGTCGACGTGCAGAACGACTTCTGCGAGGGGGGCTCGCTGGCCGTCGGCGGCGGGGCCGGCGTCGCCGCCGGCATCTCACGGCTGCTCGCCGCCGAGCCGGGCCGCTGGGACCACGTGGTGGCGACCAAGGACTACCACGTCGACCCGGGTGGGCACTTCGCCGACCAGCCGAACTTCGTGGACACCTGGCCCCGGCACTGCGTGGTCGGCACCGCCGGCTCCGAGTTCCACCCCGACCTGGAGACCGGACGGGTCGAGGAGATCTTCCACAAGGGCGAGCACGCGGCCGCGTACTCCGGCTTCGAGGGGCACGCCGCGGACGGCGAGTGCCTCGCCGACTGGCTGCGCCGGCACGGGGTGGACCGGGTCGAACTGGTCGGCATCGCCACCGACCACTGCGTCCGGGCGACCGCGCTGGACGCGGCGCGGGAGGGCTTCGACACCAGCGTCCTGCTGGACCTGACCGCCGGGGTCGCCCCGGACACCACCGACCTGGCGATGCGGGCCATGGAGGGCGCCGGGGTCACCCTGCGTGGGGAGCCTGTGATCAGGGCCGCATGA